The Primulina eburnea isolate SZY01 chromosome 18, ASM2296580v1, whole genome shotgun sequence genome segment ggaGAGTCCAGAGCAGTGAGATGTTATCGTTGTGGGGGACCTCATCTGATCAGAGAGTGTACACAGACCGAGATCACCTGTTTTGAGTGTGGCGGTGTTGGTCATCTAGCGAGACATTGTCCTAGTCGTGAGGGACAGCGAGAGCCTAGGAGTGCTAGAGGTAGATCCTCAGAGAAAGGAGGACGACAGCCTCAGCAGTTTACACCACGACCTTCTGGAGGACAGCCACGTATGCAGGGAGCTGGTACGCCTCAGGCACAGGTGTATGCTTTGACACGAGAGCAGGCAGAGGAGGCACGAGAGGAGATGATAGCGGGTAAGTGTTATTTATGttcttatcctgcttatattctTATTGATACTGGTGCCTCGCATACTTTTATATCAAAGAGGTTCGTGGTTGAGCATCATATGCGCTCGTCTCCATTGTCTATGCCTCTTTCTGTTTCGACACCTTCTGgagttgatatatcagttgtatCTATGATATCAGATGGCATTATTTCTTATGAGGGCTATGAGCTgagatctgatatgattattctagagatgactgattttgattgtattgtgggAATTAATGTGCTGAGGAGATATTGTGCGACAGTTGATTGTTATCAGCGGGTGGTATATTTTTATACAGATGAGAAAGAGCGTTGGACATTTTATGGGAAGGGTTCTCGTCCCCGTGTTCCGTTGGTATCTGCCATCCGGATGTCTCGGTTATTCGAGCATGgacatgagggttatcttatttatgctgtagatgtgaCAGAGAAGAAGAAAGAGGTGGGAATAGAGGACATACCTATAGTTGCTGAGTTTGCcgatgtatttcctgatgagattccaggcttCCCACCAGCTCGTGAGGTGGAGTTTGGGatcgagttgatgccaggtacttcCCCTATTTCTCGTACTCCTTACAGAATGGCACTAGCAGAGTTGAGAGAGTTGAAAGCCCAGTTGCAGGACTTGCTGGACAAGGGATACATTCGCCCTAGTGTATCgccttggggtgcaccagtcttatttgtaagaaagaaagatggaacgATGCGgctttgtattgattatcgaCAGCTGAATAAGGTAacgattaagaataaatatcccctccctcgtattgatgatttgtttgatcagttacagggaacctcggtatattcgaagattgatttgaggtcaGGATATCATCAGATACGAGTTAGAGAGGAGGATATTCAgaagacagcattcaggaccatatatgggcattacgagtttttaGTTATGCCGTTTgggttgacgaatgctccagctgtgttcatgagtttgatgaatagGGTATTTCAGCCTTATCTCGATCGATTTGTTAtggtgtttattgatgatatattgatatattcCAGGAGTGAGGCTGAGCATGCAGGACACTTGCGTTCAGTGTTACAGGTGTTGCGAGATagacagttgtatgccaaactcagtaagtgcgagttttggttggatcgagtagtcttcttgggtcatgttATATCGAGAGATGGGATTTCAGTTAATCCAATGAAGGTCGAAGCCGTGTTACATCTGTACCAaagatccgtagtttcttgggtttagcaggttattatcgtcgatttatcgagggattttcaaaaattgctagacctttgacacagttgactcagaaaggtGTGCGATTTCAGTGGTCTGAAGCATGTGAGAGAagttttcaggagttgaagcacCGACTGACAACTGAACCGGTGTTATCAATCCCTACGGAAAACGAGAggtttgttgtttatactgatGCATCATTAGAtagtttgggatgtgttttgatgcaggatCGACATGTTgtggcatatgcctcgagacagctgaaaccatACGAAACAAGGTACCATGTGCATGATTTGGAGTTAGCAGCCATtatctttgctttgaagatatggcgacactatttaTATGGTACCTCGTTTACGATttatactgatcataagagtttgagaTTTCTGTTTACACAGACAtatttgaatatgagacaaagacggtggctAGATTTGctaaaggattatgattgtgagattgaaTATCATCCTGGTCGAGCcaatcttacagctgatgcactgagtcgtaaAGTGAGTTGTATGGCAGAGGATGTGGGTCGCTTATCAGCTATGATGATGTCTTGTTGTTCCttgggatatgattttgatatctCGACGACTCCTATCCAGGTATCTACCTTATTAGCTGAACCTGATATATATGGTTGTATTCGTGATGCAAAGATGACAAATGAGAGAGTTAAGCGATGGAAGGGGTTGGTTTATCAGAAACAAGATACTCGTTTTAGAGTCGCTGATGATGGCAGTTTGAGGATGAATGATAGATGGGTAGTTCCTGATATATCTGAGTTGCGTCAGGGTCTGTTGCGGCGTGCACATTGTAGTCGATATTCTATCCACCCTGGTGGcaagaagatgtataaggatctacgctctcaattttggtggaagggaatgaaacgtgatgtgattgattttgtacgTCGATGTCTCAATTGTCAACAAATCAAAGCTGATAGGAGAAGGCCGAGAGGTGAATTGAGGAGTTTAGAAATACCGACttggaaatgggagcacatatcgatggattttgtgactcatttgccAAGAAGCACTGGAACtattgatgctatttgggtggttgttgatcggttgacgaAAGTTGCACATCTTATACCCTATAGCATGAGTAGTACGTACTTGACGATGGCACAGTTGTATATACGAGAGATTGTACggttgcatgggattccagtgtctattatatctgatagagatcctcgatttacttctcatttttggGAAGGATTGCAGACTGCGATGGGGACAGAGTTGAGAttgagtacagcttatcatcctcagacagatggtcagactgagcgtactattaagacgcttgaggatatgttgcgtgcttaTGTTATGGATTTTAAATCTTCTTGGCAGTCATCTATTCCATTGGTAGAATTTGCgtataacaatagttatcagcGTAGTATTCAGATGGCTCCAtttgaggcattgtatgggagaCGCTGTAGATCTccgttatattgggatgatgttGATCGAGCTGCAGTTACCGGTCCTGATATGATTCATGAGATGGAACAGAAAGTAAAGTTGATACAGCAACGATTGAAAGCagctcaagatagacaggccGCCTATGCAAATAAAAGACGAAGACCCTTAGAATTTCAGCAAGGTgatcgagtatttttgaaagtttCTCCTTTTCATGGCACAGTACGATTTGGTATGAAAGGAAAATTGGCACCGAGATATGTTGGCCCGTATGAGATATTGCAGCGGATAGGCACTTTGGCTTGTCGATTGGCTCTACCTCCATCTTTAtctggtattcatgatgtgtttcatgtgtcgatGTTGCGGAAGTATGAGCCGGACCCTTCACATGTGTTGGATATTTCTGAGGTTCAGTTAGATCCTGATGTGTCTTATGTTGAGAGATCAGTTTGTATTTTGGATCGATCTGAACGGAAGCTTCATAGTAAGATTATACCGatggtgaaggttcagtgggagCATAGAGGTGTCGAAGaggcgacttgggagacagagcggCATATGAGGGAGCTCTACCCCTACTTATTCTGATGGTATGACGTATCTTTATTTATGCATGCTATTACTGTTGTTGATTAATTTCGGGGTCGAAATTCATTTAAGGGggtagaaatgtaatgcctgaagtaaatatcacaagttgttgatttagtaatgtgagattactaaataattaatgaattttaaagaatgaaatatgacatatctttatcatatgaagtccaaatgatttgaaatttggatatactgtagaaaactcaaagatatagaagtttcatgttttgagttttggaaaatttgatcgtttgactagTCCAAAGGGATGTACCggtgttaaaatgttaaatattatatattatattatattatattatttaattaatataatattaaaaaattaaaaaaattaaaaaagagataaatttgaaaacttTAACGGTGAATTGAAGAATCTCTCATTTGACAGAGAGCAACGTAGACGTGAGAGAAGAAATAGAATAaggtttttgatttttttcttttcgatcttgcgatttatcggtttatccaatcgacgaaccgacttcagttctggaatcgttgacacgaggtcttcgatttgaggtataaattatatagttttggtgatgtttgaaattcgtcgatttctggaataaatctgataaattgttaaatcatactgaaattgaagattgttgagtagtgtatgattttaaagaAGTAGAGAAGGTTATAGTGATATTGTTtagaattattcctaatttattataattagggattTTTAATCGTTGAATTAAAATTTGGTGAGTTGTTTttcagttgttattaattctgattatatattcggagtCTACGAAATATATGCTAcacgttgatataaagttttcgtaatttgacggatgttgtaaaatagcctattatttgaagttaattaattagggtgtatttgatggtagtattgtgaattaaatacaccagaatattaaattgttgaacaatacgaatttataatcgagttttatattttgttgaattaattgttgttgggctatttgatgttatatattgaggctgttataactgtgttgatacggtgacaatgatctgataattattgttgaattatttagatactTCACAAGCCTcaggatcaaagaaatagccatATTGTATATAcactcgattatcaggtacgtgttgacgtacgagcatatgttgttattgtttagtattgatgaatactattgcgttgaacgatgataaatcaccggaattgggtgatttgatattatatttgttgttgtttattattgttgatattgttgactATCGTTGTTGGGAGACTTCTTGTTGATGTTGTCACGTCGATGTTGTTCAACGATATTgttgtcgccggtgttggggtgcgacgtattgttgatgttgttattcgttcgacgatattgctgtcgccggtgttggggtgcgacgtatcgtcgatgttgttgttcgttcgacgatgttgatattgctgtcgccggtgttggggtgcgacgtatcgtcgatgttgttgttcgttcgacgatattaaTGTTgccggagttggggtgcgacgtatcgtcgatgttattgttgcagtgtgatgttgttgaggttgttgatggctgattgtccagaaacgccaaagggggtatttctgttatcatttcagttatatcttatgttgttgttaatataattgttatgtattacgatgatgattgttgtatatgctcaccctttgggggctgtttctgttgggcaggttacaggactatgcgtgagacaggatagtggtgaaggactaggtgtgtctagtcaaacagtcTTGTAGTTGATAGTAGATAGAGAAAGTATAGCttattgtcttatttgagttgtatgtgtgtatttattataatgtttctTCTACATTGACGTAGATAGTgtggtgattgcactatttttgtcgtatatgcattatattattacgtcgtcgaaaagaaattttttatgcatatgacgtcacatgttgcatgattacgtggcgaggtttggggcgccacagttattctactacatatcagaaattcaatttcaaatacatgctactccagcactttgatatttcgaGCTGTTGGAActggaagaaaattacctcagtcagaagccttcgacgcgacgatcacaaatatgtaatttgtttcgcgtttagacagcgtttcgaagtcgaatcggacaaaagaaaatgaaaatctcTCATGTTTCTCGAAACTCCGAAATGTAAAATGAAGAAAACGAAAGAAAGAAACTCATTCTTATCTCCaccgctctcgcgctcgggcggtagaattctcgcgcccgatcGCGAGACATTTTGTCTCCGAGTGTTTCTtataccgcgctcgagcggtcaaacattaccgctcgggcgtggCATGTTCTGTCCCATGCCACTcgcttcgcgctcgggcgcgaagtgttctgcccgaacacaGACCTCAtataccctggcgctcgggcggtcattttctaccgcccgggcgccacatgttctgtacaaatatacatttttgtactaaattggcgtCCGACCAATCCACTCAACTCATATAACGTCCATTcttattcaatattcatttctcaattcattgtcacgatatacatcaaatacataatcacatgacaatttcgtacattatcgataatcaacataggatttacgataatacgatacacggtccttacatttctccccctcttacaagatttcgtcctcgaaatctcaaacatctttatatatataacattggtaaacatacatatgtcaccagttatagtacatatcaaaactaaaatcagaataagGATCAGAATGCATCGAATACAATGAAACAGATGTcatagaatcaaacaaatgcggatacgaatctcgcatcttgctctccaattcccacgttgattcttccacaccatgtcgtgtccattgcactcgtaccagaggaatcgatttatttctcaatatcttctcctttcgatccataatgcgaacaggttgttcaacataggaaagaaaaggatccagttcaacctcatcaagcgcaagcacatgtgatggatcgggttcatattttctcaacatagaaacatgaaacacatcatgaatagtagatagagctggtggcaatgccaatcgatacgcaagatcaccaactcgatcgagaatctcgtatggaccaacatatcgaggagataacttccctcgcatgccgaatcgaacagtgcctctaaagggagatattttcagaaacactctgtcacctttctggaattctaagGGTTGTCTTCatttgttcgcataactcgtttgacgatcctgagcagctttcatccgctgccgaattaactgaaccttatcattcatttcctatatcatttcaggtccagtcaattgtttttcaccaatctcatcccagaataacggtgatctacatcgtctcccatagagagcttcaaatggtgccataccaatactcgtttgaaagctattattataagaaaattcaaccaatggtaaggcatcttgccatcccattctgaaatccatcacaaccgcacgcaacatatcctctaaagtctgaatcgtacgctcagtttgccatcagtttgaggatgattagcagtactcatagccaaacgcgtacccatcgcttcttgaaaactaccccagaatttagaagcaaatctgggatcacgatcagatacaatcgagactggcacaccatgcagtctcacaacattatCAATGTATgaacgggccattctcttataaggataagtccgttcatacggaataaaatgtgcagatttcgaaagcctatcaataatcacccaaatagcatcacagcccttgggcgaacgaggtaaatgagtcacgaaatccatagcaatatgttcccaattccatttcgggatttcaagactatggagcaatcctcctggtttcattctctcggctttcacttgctggcagacaagacatttagaaataaactcagcaatgtccttcttcatacgtctccaccagaattgaggtctcagtgtcaaatacatctttcgacctccagggtgaatactgtatttgctacaatgtgcttctcgaagaagggcagatttcaaatcagattcatcaggaactaccagccgaccattaagtcttaaagaaccatcagaataaatctaaaatccagactgatgtcccgcagatacaagttctttcgacttctgaatctgagcatcgcttcgttgggcctttcgtattttcgatttcaaattcggctcaatttgcaatgctgagacagtgacagaattccaattcgagtgaaaagtccatccagaagtacatatatcctcatgtaccttggcgaaACAAACAGAAGATAGAacagaatcatgaactttacggctcaggacatccgcagtaacattcaccgatctagggtgatattgaatctcgcaatcaaaatccttcaggagatccatccacctgcgttgcctcatattcaaatcagattgagaaaatagatatttcagacttttatggtccgaataaataacaaacttttctcagtacaaataatggcgccaaatcttcaaagcaaacacaatggcagccaattcgagatcatgaacagaataacgtgtttcatgagattttaattgacgagatgcataagcaaccaccttgccatgttgcatcagaacacagcccaaacctttaccagacgcatctgtacaaaccacaaatcctccggtacctgagggaataataagcacaggtgctgtggtcaatctcgtcttcaatttaagaaaactagcttcacattcatctgaccaaatgaatctctgattcttctgtgtcagttgagtaataggtttagctatattcgaaaatccttcaataaaacaacgataatatcccgctaaacccatgaagctacggatctcaggaacattcgtaggtctcggccaattcaatacatcttcgaccttcgaaggatcaacagatatgccacgtcttgaaatgacgtggcccaaaaataccactttgtccatccagaattcacatttggacaatttggcatataaatgactacacgaagagtttgaagtaccagtctcagatgttcagcatgctcctttttcgatttcgagtgcacaagaatatcatcaataaagacaataacgaatcggtctagataacctcgaaagacacgattcattaaatccataaagatagcaggagcattcgtaataccaaaaggcataaccaggaattcatagtggccatacctcgtacgaaaagcagtcttgggtacatcttcgtctcgaactcgtac includes the following:
- the LOC140819116 gene encoding uncharacterized protein, with protein sequence MAAREQVHPHEETEEVDSGFGQMNPLPPPPMGHAPADQPLFPGELTLAQFSSYLPPRFDSSETGERAEEWIERIEQIFVTAPCARSAWLRLDTFQLSRNILLWWHTSEAGLRAQGRTVDWDVFRSRFLDKYFSIAARKKKEREFEDLRQGSMSVAEYESRYSALLKYVPHVATNVHAKMRHFLRGLKLELFDRVQSNNPVSFEDAVTRAEMAELKGSSPSSASSGKRRFDSRRVESRGGSSQSVQGQRGESRAVRCYRCGGPHLIRECTQTEITCFECGGVGHLARHCPSREGQREPRSARGRSSEKGGRQPQQFTPRPSGGQPRMQGAGTPQAQVYALTREQAEEAREEMIADEKERWTFYGKGSRPRVPLVSAIRMSRLFEHGHEGYLIYAVDVTEKKKEVGIEDIPIVAEFADVFPDEIPGFPPAREVEFGIELMPGTSPISRTPYRMALAELRELKAQLQDLLDKGYIRPSVSPWGAPVLFVRKKDGTMRLCIDYRQLNKDRHVVAYASRQLKPYETRYHVHDLELAAIIFALKIWRHYLYGTSFTIYTDHKSLRFLFTQTYLNMRQRRWLDLLKDYDCEIEYHPGRANLTADALSRKVSTLLAEPDIYGCIRDAKMTNERVKRWKGLVYQKQDTRFRVADDGSLRMNDRWSSIPLVEFAYNNSYQRSIQMAPFEALYGRRCRSPLYWDDVDRAAVTGPDMIHEMEQKVKLIQQRLKAAQDRQAAYANKRRRPLEFQQGDRVFLKVSPFHGTVRFGMKGKLAPRYVGPYEILQRIGTLACRLALPPSLSGIHDVFHVSMLRKYEPDPSHVLDISEVQLDPDVSYVERSVCILDRSERKLHSKIIPMVKVQWEHRGVEEATWETERHMRELYPYLF